The sequence TGAAATTGAGGCAACGGACAGAATCGTTTTTTCTTCTAGCGCAGTAGAGATCTTCTTCGGAATATAGGCCCAGCGTAGAATAGAAGGCTTCATTCAATTTGCCGGAGCAGATAGACTGCTTTGCATCAGGATCTGGAGCGAGGGAAGGGGTATCGAATTTTTTAAAGGGGGCCTCTAGGGGTTTGATAGGCTGGGCAAGCGGCTGGGCCTGGGCATTTCCCACTAAGAGGAAGAAAAAAAATAACAAAAAAAAGGGCATGACGAATCATGCCCTTTGAAAATAAAATAATCAATCAAACTTTAACCATGTTTTGAAAAATAAGACTTCGAAGCCTCTACACCAGGCTTGATGGTATCCAAACCGGGTCTCCAATTGGCGGGGCAAACTTCACCATTTTTTTCGAAGAATTGAAGGGCATCCACCATACGAATGGCTTCTTCAACACTGCGTCCCAAGGGAAGATTGTTCACCACTTGGTGATGAATAACACCCTCTTTATCCATTAAGAACAAACCCCGAAGTGCAATGCCTGCATCCTCAAGCAGCACGCCAAATTTACGGCTAATCTCTTTGGTGACATCGGCGATGAGAGGATATTTGATCTCACCAATTCCTCCTTCTTTTTTTGGTGTCTTTCTCCAGGCCAGGTGGCTGAATTTGGAGTCGATAGAAACCCCCAGCACCTGGACATTACGTTTTTCAAACTCGGCCACCGCTTCTGAGAAAGCGATAATCTCAGTGGGGCAGACGAAAGTGAAATCAAGCGGGTAGAAGAATAAAAGTACATACCTCCCCTTGTAATCCGAAAGAGAAATATCCTTGAATTCACCGTTTGCCAGCACGGCCGAAGCTTTAAAATCAGGGGCTTTTTGTCCAACTTGTATCATGGGCTCCTCCTTGTAATGAATGTGTAATTCCCTCCATGTCCAATGTACGACATATAGAGTCTTATTTTGTTCGTCAATGGGGTTAATCGAAAAAAAAATCGAGTAAAAACTAAAGTTTTAAAGTTATCTGCCGTTCTAGTTGCTGGAGGCGGGCTATGAGTGAATTTCTTAAGATGGCGCAAAATGTTGCGGCGGCTGCACTTATTCAGCAATTTTTGGATAAGGATGCCAGGTCGAGTATAGCGTCAGCAAGGCCAAAAATAAGTCCCATCAGCTTTAAGGCCACGGTTTTTTCGTTAAAGGGGCAGAACGTCTATGCCCTTCAGGATTTTCGCAGCGTTGCGAGTGAAAATCAGGATCTCCTCTATGCGATTTCAAAGTCGGATGCGGCAAAACATCTTCTTACTCAAACCAAGGTTTCTTCGAGAGAAGATTTGGCAAAAATTGTTGCTCAATCGGCCTATAATGCCGTCAAAAATGATGCATCGGCCCCTTCCGATCTAAAAACCCAATTTCAGCAAGATCCAAGTTATGCAGCCCTTGTATTAGCTAATGTAGGCGGGATTCAGGATTTGCTTAAAAAAGAAGACCTTTCTAAGCTCGTGTTTTCGACGAGCACAGGAGAAACCGAAGTTTTTAAACAATTGGCCCAAAAAGCAGCCTCTCTTTTTCAAAGGGGGAATACCTTGAATGATGTGAGCTTTTTTGAAAATAATCTCAACGCGGCCATTTATGTATTAAATAAACCAGACTTAGTAAAAAAACTTAATGCAGGAGATTCAGCAGGAAATGCTGCCGCTTTAACCTTTAAAACGAATGTAGGGCGTAGTGATCAGGTTCAGGTTTTCCAGGATACTGCAGTCAGTTTGGCCAAAAATTTGGTGGATCGCTCGACCTATACTCAAACTTTCTTTGAAAATAATCCCGAGCTGACCCAATTTGTAGTGGCAACCGATTTGTTGAACTTTAATACAAAGGCTCCAGATATTTTAAGAAGTAACTTGAGTTATCAGTCCAGTAATATTGCTTTAGGGGACCATTTTAATTTTGACGATCTTGTCAATCAAACCCTTTCCAAGGATGCTGCTGCAAAAATAGGTGGCAATTCTTCTTTACCCTCGAATTTTCTGAAATCGCACTTGGGACTGGCCCAACTCATTCGGGAAAACCCACAGTTTAGCAAGAGCCTTCAGACTGAGGGTTCAAAAAATCAACTGCAAGTGATCTTCCAACGAAGGGCCGCATCGAGTATCGATTTACAAGAGGTGATGACAAGCCTGCAGAGGAATTTTAACTCGAAAAGGGCACTCTCTTATATTATTTAAAAAAATAGGGGGTTAACGAATGGCTAGAAACAAAGGAGTCGATTCTTGTAGGGCCGCCTGAATTTGAAGGAGAAGCTCGTCGTATTTTTCTGCGGGCAGTCCTGCGCTGTACCAAGATGCCAGAAAATCTTCATCGCAGGGAGGTCCTCCGCTATCTCCCCAGTGCTGGATGTTGCAGAGATAATCCGCCACGTTTACCAGGGCCGACAAATCGTTATATTTTCCTTCTTCCCGAAAGGGATGGTGGTGATTGCGGATGCTTTCCACAAAAATTTCGGATAAAGACCAGTGCGAGGCCAACCAGGCCCCCACCTCGGCATGGGTGGTTTTAAATACTTCTTCTTCTGCCATGAACAGAGGGCAGTTTTTCTCAATAGAAATTTTTAAGGCTTCTATAAAATCTTCGTGAAAAAACTGATCAAAAACAATACGACCCATGTCATGAATGACGCCCATTAAATGTAAAACATCTAGACTGTATTCCTTCCTTTCTTTCAGGTTGGAATAGGGAAAAAGAACATTCATGGCAATGCCTGAACTAATGGAGTGCTTCCAAAACTCCTTGCGGTCAAAACTGATTTCACCATCATTGAAGACAGAAAAAATAGCGCTGGAAAGGCCCAAATTATAGACACAAGAAAGGCCTAAACGGGCAATGGCCAGCTTTAGCGAGGTGATGGGTTTAGAAACCCCCCGGTAGAATACCGAGTTGGCAACACTTAGAATATTGGTCATGAGAGAGGGGTCATTTTCCAGAAGTTTTTTGATTTGTGAGGCATCAGAGTTGGGGTCATTGATTAGGCGTGAAAGTTGTTGAATAATTTGCGGCAGAGTAGGTAAATTATGAACCATCTCTAGTTTGCGAAACACAATGACGGATGAAGAGTACATAATTTTTTTTAATAAAATGAAATTGAACCTTACGAAAAATGTTGATTCTATCCATTGTAAGTTGGATAGCCTACAAAAAGAAACGTTTTTTGAAAATATTTTTTTGTCAGTTTGCAAAAAAGTTAATATTCAATAACAACTGTCTGTTTTTGAAAGGGCGTTAGTT comes from Deltaproteobacteria bacterium and encodes:
- a CDS encoding peroxiredoxin, which encodes MIQVGQKAPDFKASAVLANGEFKDISLSDYKGRYVLLFFYPLDFTFVCPTEIIAFSEAVAEFEKRNVQVLGVSIDSKFSHLAWRKTPKKEGGIGEIKYPLIADVTKEISRKFGVLLEDAGIALRGLFLMDKEGVIHHQVVNNLPLGRSVEEAIRMVDALQFFEKNGEVCPANWRPGLDTIKPGVEASKSYFSKHG
- a CDS encoding HDOD domain-containing protein gives rise to the protein MYSSSVIVFRKLEMVHNLPTLPQIIQQLSRLINDPNSDASQIKKLLENDPSLMTNILSVANSVFYRGVSKPITSLKLAIARLGLSCVYNLGLSSAIFSVFNDGEISFDRKEFWKHSISSGIAMNVLFPYSNLKERKEYSLDVLHLMGVIHDMGRIVFDQFFHEDFIEALKISIEKNCPLFMAEEEVFKTTHAEVGAWLASHWSLSEIFVESIRNHHHPFREEGKYNDLSALVNVADYLCNIQHWGDSGGPPCDEDFLASWYSAGLPAEKYDELLLQIQAALQESTPLFLAIR